ATAAATTTCTCAGGAGCTCCTTTAATTACATCAATATCTATAATTATGCCATAAGGAGTTTTAGCAGGAAGAGACATACGTCTGCCATTTACTAAAAGTGATGCTCCAGGGCTCGAAAAACCGTCATTAGAAGTTGAAGTTGGAATGCTAATGAAAGGTAATTTTTTTAAAAGGCTCATATACTTTACTGCATCTATAGCTTTTCCACCACCAACTCCAATTAGAGCCTCTACATCATTTGATATTTCAAAGGCCTTTATACTAATTTCCTCAAAATTTACATCTGATATAGTTTCTTTCTTTGAAATCTGAATATTGGCTTCTTTTAATGAGCTATCTATAGAAGCTCCAAATAAATCCTCTATACCTTCTCCGAAAAATATAGAAACCTTTTGAAACATAGCTTTTTTAATTAAATTCCCTACGTTATTAATATTTCCTTTTCCTACTTCAAGAATTGAAGGAATGGCTATTCTATGAGTTGAAGCCTTCATGTTTTTCACCCCTTATAATATGTATTAAAGAAATAACAATTCACTATGTTACATATATTTTTTCTAACTCAAAACATATGTCGCATCTTTCACTGGTTATTCTCTTCATATGTCTAAATATTTTTCTAACTTATCCCAAATCTCTGAAAAGTTTTTAAATTCTATGAATTCTTTCTTTTCTTTTTTCAGAAGCTCAACTAACTCTCCCGTAGCAAAAATCACATCTGCTATTAATGCAGGCTTAAGATCCGGTTCACTGTCTCCAGCATAAAATATCTTTTTATAATTCTTTTTTAGCTTTTTAACTACAATTAATTTGTCAATACCATAACGATCTGAATAAAATTCACTATTTTCGTCTAAATCAAAATAAATTCCATTATCCTTAAAAACACCCTTATTAGAGTAGACATCTACTCCTTCTATATTATGCTTCTCAAATATCTTATTTATGTAATAACTTGTTCCAGCACTTACAACAATAAAATCTCCACCAGCATCCTTTACTTGTTTAATGAATTCTTTAGCAGAAGGATCAAATGGAATGCTTAAAATGTCCTCATCTATCTCTGCTTCACTTCTTTTCACATTATTAAAAACATAGCTTAAATACTCTCTATCTTTTATTTCTCCATTTTTCCAAGATTTAAATAATGGTAAATATTCTTCTTTTAAGTAGGCTTCAGACATTATTTTATAAAAATCCTTTTTAGTAAGGGTTCCATCAAAATCAGATATAAATGCAAATTCTTTCATTATATTATCCTCCTCGTTGGTTAGGCATATAACAAACTAACAATTCAACATGCTAGTCTATTTTTTCATATACCCCATTCTAAATTTAGCTTGCACAACTTTTTTAAAAGTATTACAAGAATAATACATATATGTAATCTTAATTTTCAATAAAAAACATATGTTATTTTAAATCATTAACAACTTTGTTTATTTTATCAACGTTATTTATAGTTTCTTTCCACAATTCTTTTGAGGGAATTAAACTCTCTATTTCAGTATAAGTTTCTTTTATTAATGGTATGTTAACAAGGTTTGTACTTTGAAGGGACATTAACACAAAATAACACACACCTACTATAGCAATTATTTTTATCATACCACCTATTGCTTTTATTAAAATATAAAAAGCTACAATCCCAACTACTATTAAAAGTATAGTGTTCGTTGTTAGATGAATTGGGCTTTTGTTTATTAAGTCATTTATTTTTTCCATTTGTTCCTCCTTTTATCTGATAGCTAGCAGCCGTAATACTCCCACTTCTTAGAGTTGGAGATAACGGCTGCACGCTCCTAGGTAAGTTCAACTAAGATTCAGATGAGGATAAAACCCCACCTGAATCAAGTTTTACTTTATGGTACTACTAACTTTAATTACGTCCCCATTCCTAAGTATATTCTCTCTTTAATATACAATTAAAAATAAGCTTAAACTAATTAAGCTTATTTTGAGCTAGGGCTAATTGTTACATTGGTTCATTAGGAATAACTAATGCACAAATTATATATAACAGTATTCCTGTGCCTCCACAAAGAATCAAGGCTATATATCCAATTCTTACCAATGTAGAATCAATTCCAAAATATTTAGCAAATCCGCCACATACGCCAGCTAGCTTTTTATCTTTTGAAGATAAGTATAATTTCTTTTCCATAATAAAACCCCTTTTAATTATTAGTAAATATTACTTAATCACATAACGGTTCTTGATTAAGATTATATCATTTAAAGTTTTTAATTAAAAGTCTTCATAACTCTTTCTACCTATATCTCATTTTTTTGACTAGTTATACCTCTACACATAAAAATTCTATAATTTACAAAATATATAAATATAAGCTATCCTATTTTTATCAAGTACCACTTTTATAATTAATATCAAATAAAACTTAATTTAGAGAGGGATGTGGTACGCATTGAGTGTTATAAAAATATTTTTGACCATAAAAATAGGAATAATTTATGGATGTTCCATAAACTATTCCTATACCTTTGCATACTAAAATTTTAATTATATATTTTTTACTAAAAGTTCTCTTCTATCAGTTTAAATATTCCCTATCTGCAACCTAATATCAATCTGTATCTGCTTTTCATATAACATTTTCTCTCTTCTTATATAAATCACTCATAATAACAAACAATCGGAGTACTTGACTCAATATTATTAAATATTGTATATGCTAAATCATAAGGTGCATTTACGCAACCATGAGATCCATTTGTTATATATATCTCTTTGCCAAACTCTGTTCTCCAACTTGCATCATGAATTCCTATATTGCCATTGAAAGGCATCCAATAGTTAACTGGTGAGGTGTAGTCTTCACCTTTTAAAGTTGCATTTTTTTCTTTGTAATTTAAAATATAAGTCCCTGCTGGTGTTAAAGTATTAGTGCTTAAATTCCCAGTAACAACATCTCCTTCTACAACAAGAGATCCATTTTTATAAAACCATAAATGTTGTTTAGTCATATTAATTTCCACATATGTGTTCCCAATATCATTACTATCACTAGATTTTGCAGTTTGTGAATATTCTGGTTCCTTTGTTACATCTTGTCCATTCTTCACGATTTCGATTAATTTTTTAGCTTCTTTAGACTTATCAACAATCCAGCCATAATTACCACCGCTGACTTGTATTGTTTTTTTAGAAGTTGCAAGAAAATCTCTTGTATTACCAAATGTATTAAAAACACTAGATATTTTATATACATCCTTATTAACTTTTTCTTCATCAAAGGTAATTCTCATATCTTCGCTAACGACAAGCCAATTATGTATTGTAGATCCATCTATAACTTTTGTCTTATCACCAGACTTATATGTAATTTTTAAAGCTATATATTTATCAAGAAGATTTTTGCCATCAATAACTTCTTGTGACTCAGAAGTATATTTAGGATTTTCATAACAATTGTTTGATTCTAAATTTAATTTTGGCTCCGAATTAAGAATTGCATTTACGATGCTATCATATAGAGCATCTTTAATTATCTTATTGCCATCAATTTCATTTATAATTTCATAGCCATTCTCTGTGTATTTTAAACTAGCATTTTTAGGGTTAATTATTTCACTACTATTTAAGCAAGAAAGGTTATCAAAACATTGATTTAATAATTCTTCATCATATGTCAATACTTGAGACATTTCAGAATTATTTTTATTAAAAAGTGCTGAAATCCATGTAAAAGAATTTTGGCTCTCCTTCAATTCTTTAATTTTGTCCCCATCATATTTCAATCCAATATCGCTTGCCTTAATTTGTTCTGTTGTATCTCCTCGTTCCTCTAATTCCAATGTATATGAATCTATTTCAGATGATAGTTCTTTTTCTACTTCTCCTACAGTCTTACCAGTAACATTAATACCATTAATTACAGACCCAAAGTAAAAATTATTTTTAAAATACATTGTCACACTTAAATATATAATAATTAAAGCACAAAGAGAAATCATAATCCCTGGTAAAATTTTACTACGTTTATCGCTTCTTTTTTTTCTCATTATAATTACTCCCTTCTTATATTATTATACTAAAAAATCACACTTAATAATATATCCTTTCTCAAAAAACACATTCAAGATTAAAATAAAATTTTTATCTTGAATGTGTTTTTTCATATACTCTTACAATACTGTGCTATATCATTGGCAGCTTTCATTGCACTATTCACTGCTCCTTCTATCCACCCATGCGTTAATGAAATGTGCTCTCCCGCAAAATATACTCTATTATCATACTCTGGTTTTGCCATTACATATGAAAATAAATTCTGTTGCTGTGGCATAAAATAGCAAAATGCTCCGTAAAATCCTTTTTCACGATTCCAATCAACAGTTATATAATCCTCCACTACTGAATCAAGATATCCCTTTTGAAGACCATGAACCGCCTCAACCTGTCTCTTTATCTCTTTGAAACGCATTTTATCATCTAAATTTCCTAAACGTATTGCATCCTGACCTAAATTATAGGATGCTAAAATAACTCCAGGTTCATCATATAAATTATGATTTCCTTTAACAGAAACCTTTTTACTTTTTATTTGACTATTATTAATACTACTACGATCATCAGGATACCATATGGTTTGAATTGGTAAATCTGTACTGGAACCGCCTCCTATTATTCTTTCATTTTCATCTCCCTTTTCCCAAAAACGCTCATTACACATAAAAGCAGTTTTTTGGGATGATGTATAATTAACTTCCTTTATAGCTTGCATTTTTTCAGGGCTAAACATAGGATATACAGTTATATTTCTAAGACTAGAAAAAGGAACTGCACAAATAATAAAATCAAAGTTTTTTCTTGAAATTTTTAAAGACTTTTCGTTTTTATATTCAAGTGTAATTCTATTAGTTGAATCTTCTCTATATATACCAGTTACTGTTTTTCCATTTTTCCAAGATACTTTTCCTAACTCCTGTTCTTTAATATTAGAATATTCTTTAGGTTTTTTCGACATTAAAGAATAATA
The DNA window shown above is from Clostridium beijerinckii and carries:
- a CDS encoding 2,3-diketo-5-methylthio-1-phosphopentane phosphatase, which gives rise to MKEFAFISDFDGTLTKKDFYKIMSEAYLKEEYLPLFKSWKNGEIKDREYLSYVFNNVKRSEAEIDEDILSIPFDPSAKEFIKQVKDAGGDFIVVSAGTSYYINKIFEKHNIEGVDVYSNKGVFKDNGIYFDLDENSEFYSDRYGIDKLIVVKKLKKNYKKIFYAGDSEPDLKPALIADVIFATGELVELLKKEKKEFIEFKNFSEIWDKLEKYLDI
- a CDS encoding PspC domain-containing protein — translated: MEKKLYLSSKDKKLAGVCGGFAKYFGIDSTLVRIGYIALILCGGTGILLYIICALVIPNEPM
- a CDS encoding peptidoglycan-binding protein; this encodes MRKKRSDKRSKILPGIMISLCALIIIYLSVTMYFKNNFYFGSVINGINVTGKTVGEVEKELSSEIDSYTLELEERGDTTEQIKASDIGLKYDGDKIKELKESQNSFTWISALFNKNNSEMSQVLTYDEELLNQCFDNLSCLNSSEIINPKNASLKYTENGYEIINEIDGNKIIKDALYDSIVNAILNSEPKLNLESNNCYENPKYTSESQEVIDGKNLLDKYIALKITYKSGDKTKVIDGSTIHNWLVVSEDMRITFDEEKVNKDVYKISSVFNTFGNTRDFLATSKKTIQVSGGNYGWIVDKSKEAKKLIEIVKNGQDVTKEPEYSQTAKSSDSNDIGNTYVEINMTKQHLWFYKNGSLVVEGDVVTGNLSTNTLTPAGTYILNYKEKNATLKGEDYTSPVNYWMPFNGNIGIHDASWRTEFGKEIYITNGSHGCVNAPYDLAYTIFNNIESSTPIVCYYE
- a CDS encoding amine oxidase, translated to MATDVKYIQPSNPTDEERHKMLKMTLEEANRIEDYENLLELLSPPKDITTIRRPGSCKGIKVGIIGGGLAGLSSAFELRKLGFDITIFEMQENRIGGRVYTHYFDKDKRLYGELGAMRIPADHETTWHYINTFGLKTNPFIQNNENAFIYVRNKRARNDSQGKSVMEKIYPEFNLTQNERNTPWQKLIYDALGSNLLKIEPSIRKEILQIKEEYSTIIQYLGSLDVRKVLGKMGLSEGAIELLSSVAPFLGAFYYNSYYENLQEEYTVDYAYRYEIDGGTVNLPLSFYYSLMSKKPKEYSNIKEQELGKVSWKNGKTVTGIYREDSTNRITLEYKNEKSLKISRKNFDFIICAVPFSSLRNITVYPMFSPEKMQAIKEVNYTSSQKTAFMCNERFWEKGDENERIIGGGSSTDLPIQTIWYPDDRSSINNSQIKSKKVSVKGNHNLYDEPGVILASYNLGQDAIRLGNLDDKMRFKEIKRQVEAVHGLQKGYLDSVVEDYITVDWNREKGFYGAFCYFMPQQQNLFSYVMAKPEYDNRVYFAGEHISLTHGWIEGAVNSAMKAANDIAQYCKSI